One genomic region from Spirosoma sp. KCTC 42546 encodes:
- a CDS encoding M3 family metallopeptidase, protein MSQNPFLVPYSTPHQTAPFDKISNADYLPAIKEGMTQGRSDVAAIVNNPAKPTFENTIVALEHSGALLDKVTSVLFNLNSSETTPELQKIVKEASPMLSEYRNDIGLNEKLFARVKAVYDQRASFKLSPESAMLLEKSYKRFARNGANLDEKGKERLRAIDKELSQLSLQFGENVLNETNEYMMPVTDEKDLAGLPDYVREAAKATAKQKGKEGWVFTLQAPSYGPFMQYADNRELRKKLYMAYNGRSFHGDKNDNSAIIQKIVNLRYERATLLGYKTHADFVLEESMAGSKDKVQSFLDELVTYARPAAERQLAELTTYAKAHGFTDDKLQVWDNNYYAEKLKKEKYDLDDETLKPYFKLENVLNGAFTVANKLYGITFKERKDIPVYNPEVKTFDVFDKDGKFLAVFYGDYFPRPGKRSGAWMNDVQGQKVENGENIRPHIVNVCNFTRPTDTKPSLLTFYEVTTLFHEFGHGLHGMLANGTYESLSGTSVPRDFVELPSQVMENWCYDPEALKLFAKHYQTGEVIPNELIEKIRASQNFMAGMANLRQVRLGLVDMYYHSQKPTGETISQVENRVDSVANLFPHVEGVAISPAFSHIFAGGYSAGYYSYKWSEVLDADAFEFFKEKGGLDNKAAADSFRKNVLEKGGSEKPMELYKKFRGREPSPKAMLRRSGLIL, encoded by the coding sequence ATGTCGCAAAATCCATTCCTGGTACCGTATTCAACACCCCACCAAACGGCCCCATTTGACAAAATTTCCAATGCCGATTACCTGCCCGCTATTAAAGAGGGGATGACTCAGGGTCGTAGTGATGTGGCTGCCATTGTCAATAACCCAGCGAAGCCGACGTTCGAAAATACCATTGTTGCACTTGAACACTCGGGGGCCTTACTGGACAAAGTAACGTCGGTATTATTTAACCTGAACAGTTCAGAAACTACTCCCGAACTTCAGAAGATCGTTAAGGAAGCATCGCCCATGCTGAGCGAATACCGGAACGATATTGGCCTGAACGAGAAACTGTTTGCCCGTGTGAAAGCTGTTTACGATCAGCGGGCAAGTTTTAAGCTCAGCCCGGAAAGTGCGATGCTGCTTGAAAAAAGCTATAAGCGGTTTGCCCGCAATGGCGCGAATTTGGACGAAAAAGGGAAGGAACGTCTCCGGGCCATTGATAAAGAACTGTCGCAGCTGTCGCTACAGTTTGGCGAGAATGTGCTGAACGAAACCAACGAGTACATGATGCCCGTGACCGATGAGAAAGACCTCGCCGGTTTGCCCGATTACGTTCGAGAAGCAGCAAAGGCGACGGCCAAACAAAAGGGAAAAGAAGGTTGGGTATTTACGTTACAAGCGCCAAGCTACGGGCCATTCATGCAGTATGCCGATAATCGGGAGTTGCGTAAAAAACTGTACATGGCTTATAATGGACGCAGCTTCCACGGCGATAAGAACGATAACTCAGCCATCATTCAGAAAATCGTAAACCTGCGCTACGAGCGGGCAACCTTACTTGGCTACAAAACCCACGCTGATTTTGTACTCGAAGAAAGCATGGCAGGTTCTAAGGATAAAGTACAGAGTTTCCTTGATGAACTGGTAACCTACGCCCGTCCGGCTGCCGAACGCCAACTCGCCGAACTGACGACCTATGCGAAAGCGCATGGTTTTACTGACGATAAACTACAGGTTTGGGACAATAACTATTATGCGGAGAAACTGAAAAAAGAGAAATACGACCTTGACGATGAAACGCTGAAGCCGTATTTTAAACTCGAAAACGTTCTGAACGGTGCCTTTACGGTAGCCAACAAATTGTATGGTATCACCTTCAAAGAGCGCAAGGACATTCCGGTTTATAACCCCGAAGTAAAAACGTTCGACGTATTCGATAAGGATGGTAAGTTTCTGGCGGTGTTCTACGGAGACTATTTCCCTCGTCCCGGTAAACGTAGCGGTGCCTGGATGAATGATGTGCAGGGACAAAAAGTAGAAAACGGCGAAAATATCCGCCCTCATATAGTCAACGTCTGCAACTTCACTCGTCCTACGGATACCAAGCCTTCCTTACTGACTTTTTACGAAGTGACTACATTGTTTCACGAGTTTGGTCACGGGTTGCACGGCATGTTGGCTAATGGAACCTACGAGAGCCTAAGCGGTACGAGCGTTCCCCGCGATTTTGTGGAGTTGCCCTCACAGGTAATGGAAAACTGGTGCTACGATCCCGAGGCACTCAAACTCTTCGCCAAACATTACCAAACGGGTGAAGTAATTCCGAATGAGTTGATCGAAAAAATTCGTGCCAGCCAGAACTTCATGGCCGGTATGGCGAATCTGCGCCAGGTGCGGTTAGGCCTGGTAGATATGTACTACCACAGCCAGAAACCAACGGGCGAAACAATTTCTCAGGTGGAAAATCGGGTGGATTCCGTTGCGAACCTGTTCCCACATGTAGAAGGAGTGGCCATTAGTCCAGCTTTCTCGCACATTTTTGCGGGTGGTTACTCGGCGGGTTACTACAGCTACAAATGGAGTGAAGTTTTAGACGCCGACGCTTTTGAATTCTTCAAGGAAAAAGGTGGTCTGGATAATAAAGCAGCCGCCGATAGTTTCCGTAAGAATGTACTCGAAAAAGGGGGAAGCGAGAAGCCAATGGAACTCTATAAGAAATTCCGGGGTCGTGAGCCATCGCCCAAAGCAATGCTCCGACGAAGTGGATTGATCTTGTAA